From Desulfobulbaceae bacterium DB1, the proteins below share one genomic window:
- a CDS encoding protein-export chaperone SecB codes for MAEQNEQNASPQGEAPVFRLQKLYLKDLSFENPNAPEIYLEQQQSPKVEVNLGLKNKKMENDHWEVCLSVTATVTNGKDGKTLFIVEVEHAGVFVLKNIPEEHLPMVLAVDCPTLLFPFTRQIMSQVSIDGGFAPFLMEPVNFMALFQSAKKKQQQQAQQQQ; via the coding sequence ATGGCTGAACAGAATGAGCAAAATGCTTCCCCCCAGGGCGAAGCTCCTGTTTTCAGATTGCAGAAACTTTACCTGAAGGATCTTTCCTTTGAAAACCCGAATGCGCCGGAAATCTACCTGGAACAGCAGCAAAGCCCCAAGGTTGAAGTAAACCTCGGCCTGAAAAACAAAAAAATGGAAAACGACCACTGGGAAGTGTGCCTGAGTGTCACGGCAACGGTGACCAACGGCAAAGACGGCAAAACCCTCTTTATTGTCGAGGTGGAACATGCCGGCGTTTTTGTCTTGAAAAACATCCCGGAAGAGCATTTGCCCATGGTGCTTGCCGTTGACTGTCCGACGCTGCTTTTCCCCTTCACCCGGCAGATCATGAGCCAGGTCTCGATTGACGGCGGCTTTGCGCCTTTCCTGATGGAGCCGGTTAATTTCATGGCTCTTTTTCAAAGCGCCAAAAAGAAACAACAGCAACAGGCGCAGCAACAACAGTAA
- a CDS encoding excinuclease ABC subunit A encodes MEPTHIRIRGARMHNLKNIDVDLPRNRLIVFTGLSGSGKSSLAFDTLYAEGQRRYVESLSTYARQFLGQMDKPDVDSLEGLSPAVSIEQRTTSRNPRSTVGTITEIYDHLRLLYARTGRQYCPDCGEEIRPQSLENMVTSLLSLPQGTKCILLAPLVDRRKGEHAEIFNKLRKEGFVRVQIDGEQHSLDEKIELARTKHHTIEAVIDRIVIKPDARQRLSQSIATALRLTDGFLLVSFPETKTTKLFSERSACIQCGTSLLDLSPQLFSFNNPKGACEECGGLGIKQFFDPQLVVPEPNMTLRQGAIAPWRTRSSSAYSTQLLEALAKHYSFNLETPFAKLPEKAKKVILYGTGREAVSFLYVRGSRTLTAEEPFEGILPQLARRYLETSSSAAREELALFMNEQTCPACRGARLKPAALAVRVGPWAIHELTGMSIVQLAGELPKIAFTPQERIIAAPVIKEIGNRLTFLLDVGLGYLSLSRTAGTLSGGEAQRIRLASQIGSRLAGVLYILDEPSIGLHQRDNERLIRTLTSLRDIGNTVIVVEHDSETIAAADHVLDIGPGAGIHGGEVIYNGPLAGLMAEEKSLTGGYLSGRLEIPMPAGRRNPASKDAWIKVLDASVNNLKKVAASFPLGTLTCVTGVSGSGKSSLVMQCLFKGAKEGLGKTRHSGKDLFASIKGLDRIDSVIDIDQSPIGRTPRSNPATYTGVLTPIRELLARLPESRARGYQAGRFSFNLKGGRCEACEGDGVIKIAMHFLPDIYVTCENCNGKRYNRETLEITYRGKNIHDILAMNVEEALQFFTNVPAIKNRLQTMADVGLSYLSLGQSSVTLSGGEAQRIKLARELRKRSTGKTLYILDEPTTGLHPADIRNLLGVLSRLVDSGNTAVIIEHNLDVIKTADHIIDLGPEGGDQGGEIIAAGTPEQIARTPGSYTGMFLKQILS; translated from the coding sequence ATGGAACCGACTCACATCCGCATCCGGGGCGCCCGGATGCACAACCTGAAAAACATTGATGTCGATCTGCCCCGCAACCGGCTTATCGTTTTCACCGGCCTTTCCGGTTCCGGCAAATCAAGCCTGGCGTTTGATACGCTTTATGCGGAAGGACAGCGGCGCTATGTCGAATCTCTTTCCACCTATGCCCGGCAATTCCTCGGCCAGATGGATAAACCGGATGTGGATTCCCTGGAAGGCTTGTCGCCGGCGGTCTCCATCGAGCAGCGGACCACGAGCCGCAATCCCCGTTCCACCGTGGGCACCATCACCGAAATTTATGATCATCTCAGGCTGCTTTATGCTCGGACCGGCCGCCAGTACTGCCCGGACTGCGGCGAGGAAATCCGTCCCCAGTCCCTGGAAAATATGGTGACAAGCCTGCTGTCCCTGCCCCAGGGCACGAAATGCATCCTGCTTGCCCCGCTGGTTGACCGGCGCAAAGGCGAACATGCCGAAATTTTCAACAAACTGCGCAAGGAAGGCTTTGTCCGGGTGCAGATCGACGGAGAGCAGCACAGCCTTGACGAAAAAATCGAGCTTGCCAGAACAAAACACCATACCATCGAGGCGGTTATCGACCGGATCGTCATCAAGCCGGATGCCCGCCAACGTCTCTCCCAGTCAATTGCCACTGCCCTTCGCCTGACTGATGGGTTTCTCCTTGTTTCCTTTCCCGAGACCAAGACGACGAAACTTTTCAGTGAACGTTCCGCCTGTATCCAGTGCGGCACCAGCCTGCTTGATCTTTCTCCCCAGCTTTTTTCCTTCAACAATCCCAAGGGTGCCTGCGAGGAGTGCGGCGGCCTGGGAATCAAGCAATTTTTCGACCCCCAGCTGGTGGTGCCGGAACCGAATATGACCCTGCGTCAAGGCGCCATTGCCCCCTGGCGGACGCGATCATCCTCCGCCTATTCCACCCAGCTGCTGGAAGCCCTGGCAAAGCATTACTCCTTCAATCTGGAGACGCCCTTTGCCAAGCTTCCGGAAAAGGCAAAAAAAGTCATCCTGTATGGAACGGGCCGGGAAGCTGTTTCCTTTCTTTATGTCCGCGGCAGCCGGACCCTGACCGCCGAGGAACCTTTTGAGGGAATTCTGCCGCAGCTGGCCCGGCGCTACCTGGAAACCAGCTCCAGTGCGGCTCGGGAGGAACTGGCCCTGTTCATGAACGAACAGACCTGCCCGGCCTGCAGGGGAGCCCGGCTGAAACCGGCGGCCCTTGCCGTTCGTGTCGGCCCCTGGGCGATTCACGAACTGACCGGCATGAGCATCGTCCAGCTTGCCGGGGAACTGCCGAAAATCGCTTTCACCCCTCAGGAACGGATCATTGCCGCCCCTGTTATCAAGGAAATCGGCAATCGGCTCACCTTTCTGCTGGATGTGGGCCTGGGCTATCTTTCCCTGAGCCGCACCGCCGGTACCCTTTCCGGGGGCGAAGCCCAGCGCATCCGGCTGGCCTCCCAGATAGGCTCACGCCTGGCCGGGGTCCTCTATATCCTTGATGAACCAAGCATCGGCCTGCATCAACGCGACAATGAACGGCTTATCCGCACTTTGACCAGCCTGCGTGATATCGGCAATACCGTTATCGTTGTCGAGCATGACAGCGAAACCATCGCCGCGGCTGATCACGTGCTTGACATCGGCCCCGGGGCGGGCATCCATGGTGGAGAGGTGATTTACAACGGCCCGCTGGCAGGCCTCATGGCAGAAGAAAAATCGTTGACCGGCGGTTATCTGTCCGGTCGACTGGAAATACCCATGCCCGCCGGTCGACGCAACCCGGCCTCGAAGGATGCCTGGATCAAAGTGCTCGACGCCTCTGTCAACAACCTGAAAAAAGTTGCCGCCTCCTTTCCCCTCGGCACTCTGACCTGCGTAACCGGGGTTTCCGGATCAGGAAAAAGTTCTCTTGTCATGCAATGTCTTTTCAAGGGGGCAAAAGAGGGCTTGGGCAAAACGCGGCACAGCGGCAAGGATCTTTTCGCCTCGATAAAGGGGCTTGACCGGATCGATTCCGTCATCGATATCGACCAGAGTCCCATTGGTCGAACTCCCCGCTCCAACCCGGCGACCTATACCGGCGTGCTCACGCCGATCAGGGAACTGCTGGCCCGACTGCCGGAGTCACGTGCGCGAGGCTATCAGGCGGGCCGCTTCAGTTTCAACCTCAAGGGCGGCCGTTGCGAGGCCTGTGAAGGTGACGGCGTGATCAAGATCGCCATGCATTTTCTGCCGGATATCTACGTCACCTGCGAGAACTGCAACGGCAAACGATATAACCGGGAAACCCTGGAAATTACCTATCGCGGCAAAAATATTCATGACATCCTGGCCATGAACGTGGAAGAGGCGCTGCAATTTTTCACCAATGTGCCGGCAATCAAAAACCGGTTGCAGACCATGGCCGATGTGGGGCTTTCCTATCTTTCGCTGGGACAGTCCTCCGTAACCCTTTCCGGCGGCGAGGCCCAGCGGATCAAACTGGCTCGGGAGCTGCGCAAACGCAGCACCGGCAAAACCCTGTACATCCTCGATGAACCAACCACCGGACTGCATCCGGCCGACATCAGAAATCTTCTTGGCGTCCTTTCCCGCCTGGTTGACAGCGGCAATACCGCCGTCATCATCGAGCACAATCTTGACGTGATTAAAACAGCGGACCATATCATTGATCTGGGGCCGGAGGGTGGAGATCAGGGCGGCGAAATCATTGCCGCCGGCACGCCGGAGCAAATCGCCCGAACTCCCGGTTCCTATACGGGCATGTTTCTGAAGCAGATACTCAGTTGA
- a CDS encoding 16S rRNA (cytosine(967)-C(5))-methyltransferase, giving the protein MKTNPRALSIKILCRRQETGHPVDQVMEQLLTAEPCSPQDRQLVMAIVFGVLRRQRYLDFILAGVSRHPLAKMKNLTLQALRVGLYQLAFMDRIPPSAAVNETVAALRAARQPKWLTGFVNGLLRTLARKDGLLAQPGEIAGIPPAVAHSHPDWLFDRWQQRFGREKAVAICAHNNSRPGLCLCVNSRRISRSDYLDMAARAGIAAQAGEYSPDAVLLEDFKGPVSGLPGYEQGFFIIQDEGAQLITGMLFPLRLGKYLDACAGLGGKTIQLAHMAPEGSHVTAIEPNIHRFDLLRENIARLGLDSIVTCCNCSLADFASSTEERFDAVLVDAPCSGLGVIRRQPDIRWNRCPDDLRRYHEEQLHLLDTAVGLIAPDGSFVYATCSTEPEENDGVAGKFLQKHADFSPAKTEELAEYLRIFINEQGFLQFLPEEGHDGFFAARFTKKGDRRQKSGDRITAQNQNILTSDS; this is encoded by the coding sequence ATGAAAACAAACCCACGCGCTTTATCCATCAAAATCCTCTGCCGCAGGCAGGAAACCGGCCACCCCGTTGATCAGGTGATGGAACAGCTGCTGACTGCCGAACCGTGCTCACCCCAAGACCGGCAGCTTGTCATGGCCATTGTTTTTGGTGTACTGCGCCGACAGCGCTATCTTGATTTCATCCTGGCCGGGGTTTCCCGCCATCCTTTGGCAAAAATGAAAAACCTGACCCTGCAGGCCCTGCGCGTGGGGCTCTATCAACTTGCCTTCATGGACCGCATTCCGCCGTCCGCCGCGGTCAATGAAACGGTTGCGGCCCTGCGTGCCGCCCGTCAGCCGAAATGGCTTACCGGCTTTGTCAACGGCCTGTTACGCACGCTTGCCCGCAAGGATGGCCTCCTCGCTCAACCAGGGGAAATTGCGGGAATTCCCCCGGCCGTGGCCCACAGCCATCCGGACTGGCTTTTTGACCGCTGGCAACAAAGATTCGGGCGTGAGAAAGCGGTGGCGATATGTGCCCATAACAACAGCCGGCCCGGGCTTTGTCTTTGCGTGAACAGCCGACGCATTTCCCGATCGGATTACCTTGATATGGCTGCCCGGGCAGGTATTGCCGCCCAGGCCGGAGAGTATTCCCCTGACGCAGTTCTCCTGGAGGATTTCAAGGGTCCGGTCAGCGGACTGCCCGGTTATGAACAGGGTTTTTTCATTATTCAGGATGAAGGCGCGCAACTTATAACCGGCATGCTTTTTCCACTCCGCCTTGGAAAATATCTTGACGCCTGCGCAGGCCTTGGCGGCAAAACCATTCAGCTTGCCCATATGGCGCCCGAGGGCTCACATGTTACGGCGATTGAACCGAACATTCACCGTTTTGACCTGCTCAGAGAAAATATCGCCCGCCTTGGCCTTGATTCCATTGTCACCTGTTGCAATTGTTCCCTGGCTGATTTTGCATCTTCAACCGAGGAACGGTTTGACGCCGTGCTGGTGGATGCTCCCTGCTCAGGTCTCGGCGTCATCCGCCGCCAACCTGACATTCGCTGGAATCGATGCCCTGACGACCTCCGACGCTATCACGAAGAACAGCTACATCTGCTTGACACGGCAGTGGGACTCATCGCCCCTGATGGCTCATTTGTCTATGCCACCTGCAGCACAGAGCCTGAGGAAAATGACGGTGTAGCTGGAAAATTTTTGCAAAAACATGCTGATTTTTCCCCGGCAAAAACGGAAGAGCTTGCAGAATATCTCAGAATTTTTATAAATGAACAAGGCTTTCTACAATTTCTGCCCGAAGAAGGACATGACGGCTTTTTCGCGGCACGGTTTACAAAAAAAGGAGACAGGAGACAGAAGTCAGGAGACAGAATAACTGCTCAGAATCAAAACATTCTGACTTCTGACTCCTGA
- a CDS encoding copper oxidase — MISPFLFHELFAGQTIFHGVFPRHGGTSHSPFASLNISFGVGDDPEKVTTNRNLIKNSLNADILVSGRQVHGSAFHIIDRKPDQDHEVAGCDAFISNVPGVGLMVQQADCQAIMLHDPRQKIVANIHNGWRGSVANTIAATISAMEKHFDCNPADLLAAVSPSLGPCCAEFVNFKEELPEMFHAFQPKPLYFDFWAISRMQLLETGVRQENIRCAALCTVCDPNWFSYRREKQTGRFCSVIGLKG; from the coding sequence ATGATTTCCCCCTTTCTTTTCCATGAGCTCTTTGCCGGGCAAACCATTTTTCATGGGGTCTTTCCCCGCCATGGCGGGACAAGTCACTCGCCCTTCGCCTCGCTCAATATCAGCTTCGGGGTCGGTGACGATCCTGAAAAGGTGACCACGAACCGAAATCTGATCAAAAACAGCCTCAACGCCGATATCCTTGTCTCCGGCCGCCAGGTGCATGGCAGCGCTTTCCATATCATCGACCGGAAACCGGATCAAGACCATGAAGTTGCCGGGTGCGACGCCTTTATCTCCAATGTGCCGGGGGTTGGCCTCATGGTCCAGCAGGCCGACTGCCAGGCAATCATGCTGCATGATCCACGACAAAAGATAGTGGCCAACATCCATAACGGCTGGCGCGGCAGTGTGGCCAACACCATTGCCGCGACCATCAGTGCCATGGAAAAGCATTTCGACTGCAATCCGGCTGATCTGCTGGCCGCGGTCAGCCCGTCGCTTGGCCCCTGCTGCGCCGAATTTGTCAATTTCAAGGAAGAACTGCCGGAAATGTTTCATGCTTTCCAGCCAAAACCCCTGTATTTTGACTTCTGGGCAATCAGCCGCATGCAGCTTCTGGAAACAGGCGTGCGGCAGGAAAATATCCGCTGCGCTGCCCTGTGCACCGTCTGCGACCCGAACTGGTTCTCTTATCGCCGGGAAAAACAAACCGGCCGTTTTTGCTCAGTCATAGGATTGAAGGGATAG
- a CDS encoding glycine--tRNA ligase subunit alpha: MYFQDIIFELSRYWAEQGCVIQQPYDMEVGAGTFHPATLLRALGPDPWKAAYVQPSRRPTDGRYGENPNRLQHYYQFQVVLKPSPSNSQELYLDSLKRFNLDLLQHDIRFVEDDWESPTLGASGLGWEVWLDGMEITQFTYFQQAGSQELHPVTVEITYGLERIAMYLQGVNSVYDIAWNNEVKYGRIFHQAEVEFSAFNFEHANVPFLVEYFSSCEAEALRLLDKNLMLPAYDYCLKCSHTFNLLDARKAISVAERTRYIGRIRNIARKVAELKCAAVEGK; this comes from the coding sequence ATGTATTTTCAGGATATCATTTTTGAATTAAGCCGTTACTGGGCGGAGCAGGGCTGCGTCATTCAGCAGCCCTATGACATGGAAGTGGGGGCCGGGACCTTTCATCCGGCGACGCTGTTGCGCGCCCTTGGACCGGACCCCTGGAAGGCGGCCTATGTCCAGCCTTCCAGGCGGCCCACTGACGGACGCTATGGGGAAAATCCCAACCGCCTGCAACATTACTACCAGTTCCAGGTTGTGCTGAAACCTTCGCCTTCCAACTCCCAGGAGCTGTATCTCGACAGCCTGAAACGGTTCAACCTGGATCTGCTGCAGCACGATATCCGCTTTGTCGAGGATGACTGGGAATCCCCCACCCTGGGCGCCAGCGGGCTGGGCTGGGAGGTGTGGCTCGACGGCATGGAGATCACCCAGTTCACCTATTTTCAGCAGGCCGGCAGCCAGGAGCTGCATCCCGTCACGGTGGAGATCACCTATGGACTGGAGCGCATTGCCATGTACCTGCAGGGGGTTAACAGTGTCTATGATATCGCCTGGAACAACGAGGTGAAATACGGCCGGATTTTCCATCAGGCGGAGGTGGAATTTTCAGCATTTAATTTCGAACATGCCAATGTTCCCTTTCTGGTTGAGTACTTCAGTTCCTGCGAGGCTGAGGCGCTGCGGCTGCTTGACAAGAACCTGATGCTGCCGGCCTATGACTACTGCCTCAAATGTTCCCACACCTTTAACCTGCTTGATGCCCGCAAGGCGATCAGCGTTGCCGAGCGCACCCGTTATATCGGCCGCATCAGAAACATTGCCAGGAAGGTGGCGGAATTGAAATGCGCGGCGGTTGAGGGGAAATAA
- a CDS encoding carbonic anhydrase has protein sequence MRVLKHFFDSNQKWAAKVKEADPDFFTKLSRQQNPELLWIGCSDSRVPANQIVDMLPGEIFVHRNIANLVIHTDLNCLSVMQYAVDVLRVKHIIVCGHYGCGGVKAALQKNRDHGLIDNWLGHIRDVYRYHQDKIDALADEKAKCDLLCELNVLEQVTNVCHTTIVQNAWRSGRELVVHGWIYSIENGILRDLDVCITCIDEVPETHQVMF, from the coding sequence ATGCGCGTTTTAAAGCATTTTTTTGACAGCAATCAAAAATGGGCGGCCAAGGTGAAGGAAGCGGATCCTGATTTCTTTACCAAGCTGTCCCGGCAGCAGAATCCCGAACTGTTATGGATTGGCTGCTCCGACAGCCGGGTGCCGGCCAATCAGATCGTCGACATGCTGCCCGGGGAAATTTTCGTTCATCGCAATATCGCCAATCTCGTCATTCACACCGACCTCAACTGTCTGTCGGTCATGCAGTATGCCGTTGATGTTCTACGGGTGAAACATATTATTGTCTGCGGACATTATGGCTGCGGCGGGGTCAAAGCGGCACTGCAGAAAAACAGGGACCATGGGCTGATCGATAACTGGCTCGGCCATATCCGCGACGTCTATCGCTATCATCAGGATAAGATCGATGCCTTGGCGGACGAGAAGGCCAAATGTGATCTTTTATGCGAGCTCAATGTTCTCGAGCAGGTGACCAACGTCTGCCATACGACCATTGTCCAGAATGCCTGGAGGTCGGGCCGCGAACTGGTGGTGCATGGCTGGATTTACAGCATTGAAAACGGCATATTACGCGATCTTGATGTCTGTATCACCTGCATTGACGAGGTGCCGGAGACGCATCAGGTCATGTTTTAG